One region of Trichosurus vulpecula isolate mTriVul1 chromosome 1, mTriVul1.pri, whole genome shotgun sequence genomic DNA includes:
- the PTGER1 gene encoding LOW QUALITY PROTEIN: prostaglandin E2 receptor EP1 subtype (The sequence of the model RefSeq protein was modified relative to this genomic sequence to represent the inferred CDS: deleted 1 base in 1 codon) — protein sequence MGTAKGVQPPYLAIILPLSSFLLLFRHPLPPDMSLCPSYNLSCQGENSTYPETNSSKAHPASSPVMPIFSMTLGTVSNVLALAILARAFIRFRRRRTRAPFLLFATSLVATDFAGHVIPGALVLRLYATDPTPAGPACQFMGACMVFFGLCPLLLGCGMAIERCIGVTRPLLHASLVSAARARLALGVFWSIALGIAVLPLLHVGRYEPQYPGTWCFIGLAQPRGWGETILAILFSGLGLASLLAALVCNMFSGLSLVRARWRRRQGSSRRVTRSGRGGSISSSASSSFSSYSSPAPRRARAHDVEMVGQLVGIMVVSCICWSPLLVLVVLAVGGWSSDYLKHLLLLAVRLASWNQILDPWVYILLRQAVLRQLLRLFPPWHEAKGLPRGAWDASSLRTSQHSTIGRF from the exons ATGGGGACAGCAAAGGGAGTG CAACCTCCCTATTTGGctatcatcctccctctctcctcttttctccttctgttcAGACATCCACTGCCACCTGACATGTCCCTTTGCCCATCATACAACCTCAGCTGCCAAGGGGAAAACTCAACATACCCAGAGACCAACAGCTCAAAAGCCCACCCAGCCTCATCCCCAGTGATGCCTATTTTCTCCATGACATTGGGCACCGTTTCTAATGTCCTGGCTTTGGCTATCCTTGCTCGGGCCTTTATCCGATTCCGCCGCCGCCGTACTCGGGCCCCCTTCCTGCTCTTTGCCACAAGCTTAGTGGCCACAGACTTTGCTGGCCATGTGATCCCAGGGGCCCTGGTCCTGCGGCTCTATGCCACAGATCCGACTCCTGCCGGCCCTGCCTGCCAATTCATGGGGGCCTGCATGGTCTTTTTTGGCCTGTGTCCACTATTGCTGGGCTGTGGGATGGCGATTGAGCGTTGCATAGGAGTGACCCGACCCCTGCTCCATGCCAGCCTGGTCTCAGCTGCCCGAGCCCGCCTGGCACTCGGGGTGTTTTGGAGCATTGCCTTAGGCATTGCTGTCCTGCCCCTGCTGCATGTGGGGCGCTATGAGCCGCAGTATCCAGGAACTTGGTGCTTCATAGGGCTGGCCCAGCCAAGGGGATGGGGTGAGACCATCCTGGCAATACTCTTCTCTGGCCTGGGTCTGGCCTCTCTATTGGCTGCCCTGGTGTGCAACATGTTTAGTGGACTATCGCTAGTCCGAGCACGTTGGCGGCGGCGCCAGGGGAGTAGCCGCAGGGTGACCCGTAGCGGACGTGGTGGCTCCATATCCTCTTCAGcttcatcttccttctcctcttactcctcccctgccccacgcCGAGCTCGGGCCCATGACGTGGAGATGGTTGGCCAACTGGTGGGCATCATGGTGGTATCCTGCATCTGCTGGAGCCCTTTGCTG gtGCTGGTGGTGCTTGCTGTGGGAGGCTGGAGTTCAGACTACTTGAAGCACCTGCTCTTACTAGCAGTTCGTTTGGCCTCCTGGAATCAGATCTTGGACCCCTGGGTCTACATCCTGCTGCGCCAAGCTGTTCTGCGCCAGCTGCTACGCCTCTTCCCGCCCTGGCATGAAGCCAAGGGCCTGCCCAGGGGAGCCTGGGATGCTAGCTCCTTGCGTACCTCCCAGCACAGCACCATTGGCCGCTTCTAG